One Streptococcus gallolyticus subsp. gallolyticus DSM 16831 DNA window includes the following coding sequences:
- a CDS encoding MATE family efflux transporter codes for MTNTLHKSILNLAIPATIENILQTLVGFIDTLMIAKLGLTAVTAVGVSNTILNVYLAVYIAIGVGSSALVSRNIGAKNSKAAKSVAVQSIYLGLIVSLVLGLVAVLFGHYLLLWMGLDATELAAAKTYFYLVGGLTCFNSLMTVLASIIRATGDTKSPMTISAITNVTNVCVDYVLIFGIGSFAGLGILGTAIGTVIARIFGTVLLFKKLQSSALALKREDLRFGSRDKELIFLTIPATAERLVMRLGQVVYMSLIVAISSKTYASHNIAGSIESFVYMPAYGLATAAAVLIGMAKGEKDYHKIRQVGFWSTLYGVVILGFFGLFLFFGGAYFATFFTSDSSAIAQVGIALKIDGFIQPVLAISLILAGALQGMGDTKTPLYSTIIGMWGIRVVGVFLLGQYLGLGIAGVWLSILIDLAIRAIFLSYRFNKVTKILA; via the coding sequence ATGACAAATACATTACATAAATCCATTTTAAATCTTGCGATACCAGCAACGATTGAAAATATTTTACAGACCTTGGTGGGCTTTATTGATACCTTGATGATTGCAAAGCTTGGCTTGACAGCGGTGACAGCAGTAGGTGTTTCTAATACAATTCTTAATGTTTACTTAGCGGTTTACATTGCCATTGGGGTTGGAAGTTCAGCACTGGTATCGCGAAATATTGGTGCGAAAAATAGCAAAGCTGCAAAAAGCGTTGCTGTTCAGTCGATTTATTTAGGACTCATTGTTAGTTTGGTTTTGGGACTGGTAGCGGTGCTGTTTGGACATTATCTTTTACTTTGGATGGGGCTTGATGCAACAGAATTGGCAGCAGCCAAAACTTATTTTTACCTTGTTGGCGGATTGACGTGTTTTAATAGTTTGATGACTGTTTTAGCAAGTATTATTCGTGCAACTGGTGATACCAAGTCGCCGATGACGATTTCAGCTATCACAAATGTGACGAATGTCTGTGTTGACTATGTTTTGATTTTTGGGATTGGGTCGTTTGCTGGACTTGGAATATTGGGGACGGCGATTGGAACAGTAATTGCCAGAATCTTTGGAACGGTTTTGTTGTTTAAAAAATTACAATCTTCGGCACTAGCCTTGAAAAGAGAGGATTTAAGGTTTGGAAGTCGTGATAAGGAATTGATTTTCTTGACCATTCCGGCGACAGCAGAGCGTTTGGTCATGCGTTTGGGACAAGTGGTTTATATGAGCTTGATTGTTGCGATTAGTAGTAAAACGTACGCCAGCCATAATATTGCAGGTTCAATTGAATCATTTGTTTACATGCCAGCTTATGGTTTAGCAACGGCAGCAGCTGTTTTGATTGGTATGGCAAAGGGTGAAAAAGATTATCATAAAATTCGTCAAGTTGGTTTTTGGTCAACCCTTTATGGCGTTGTTATCTTAGGATTTTTCGGGCTATTTCTGTTTTTTGGTGGAGCTTATTTTGCCACTTTCTTTACCTCTGATAGCTCTGCGATTGCCCAAGTGGGCATTGCTTTAAAAATTGATGGTTTTATCCAACCTGTTTTGGCGATTAGTTTGATTTTAGCGGGAGCTCTTCAAGGAATGGGGGATACCAAAACGCCTCTTTACAGCACAATTATTGGCATGTGGGGAATACGCGTGGTTGGTGTATTTCTCTTAGGACAATATCTTGGTTTAGGCATTGCAGGTGTTTGGTTATCGATTCTAATTGATTTAGCCATTCGAGCTATTTTTCTATCTTATCGCTTTAATAAAGTCACTAAAATCTTGGCGTGA
- a CDS encoding beta-carotene 15,15'-monooxygenase, with amino-acid sequence METIQKSLVLFKKHRLIFLGLNLLMIISGALVISHRLSNVILVDFLSVFSGIIAALDTWLIICLIRLFLNHFALLKNNWLKARISMTTGAIYNAFYVIMSLVSCFALQSVWYLIYAAYHLLFAIAKFYTGQSMQRNKGNSWKFYQYVGYFLIIAAFIFHIMVIFVSQHDDNIGVAYPFLVYLIALATFINFISSMIQLFRLRRSSSAYLKASKNISFASSLFSLFFLQTMMLRQFSGPADAYFSWLITIILGTCVFSSLLILGITMIISGRKNNQ; translated from the coding sequence TTGGAGACTATTCAAAAATCACTTGTGTTATTTAAAAAGCATCGCTTGATTTTTCTAGGACTTAATCTACTGATGATAATATCTGGCGCTTTGGTAATTTCTCACCGCCTTAGCAATGTTATACTCGTTGATTTTCTATCCGTATTTTCAGGAATAATAGCTGCGCTTGATACTTGGCTAATCATCTGCCTCATACGTCTTTTTCTAAATCATTTTGCACTCTTAAAAAATAATTGGTTAAAGGCAAGAATTTCCATGACAACAGGTGCTATTTATAATGCTTTTTATGTCATCATGTCGCTGGTGTCATGTTTTGCATTGCAATCTGTCTGGTATCTCATCTACGCCGCTTACCACCTACTCTTTGCAATCGCGAAATTTTACACAGGACAAAGTATGCAGCGCAACAAAGGGAACAGCTGGAAATTTTATCAATATGTCGGCTACTTTCTGATTATAGCTGCCTTTATTTTCCATATCATGGTCATTTTTGTTTCACAACACGATGACAATATCGGAGTTGCCTATCCATTTTTAGTCTATCTCATTGCACTAGCTACTTTTATTAATTTCATCAGTTCAATGATTCAGCTATTTCGCCTTCGTAGAAGTAGCTCTGCTTATCTCAAGGCAAGCAAAAACATTTCCTTTGCTTCTTCACTCTTTTCACTCTTTTTCCTTCAAACCATGATGCTAAGACAATTCAGTGGTCCAGCCGATGCCTACTTTAGCTGGCTCATTACCATTATCCTAGGCACCTGCGTTTTTTCAAGCCTCCTCATTTTAGGAATCACTATGATTATCTCAGGTAGGAAAAATAATCAATAA
- a CDS encoding TetR/AcrR family transcriptional regulator, with product MTRQEVKTQEAIFTAFFDLLAQKSFHDIRIGELCQKANIGRSTFYSHFTSKDDLLIAVCQQLFQHVFVTSSLAEHQTNQSLHKGSLEEQVTHLYQHFKENADKVTTLYQLEDDYFSRSLQAELQKYLVPILKPIYFKENALPDQLLDQYIIDTFLTTLSWWLHAQPDLEAIEITHYYLKLLA from the coding sequence ATGACACGTCAGGAAGTCAAAACACAGGAAGCCATTTTTACCGCATTTTTTGATTTATTAGCCCAAAAATCATTTCACGATATTCGCATTGGCGAATTATGTCAGAAAGCTAATATTGGTCGTTCAACCTTTTATAGTCATTTTACGAGCAAAGATGATTTGCTAATCGCTGTTTGTCAACAGCTTTTTCAACACGTTTTTGTGACTTCTTCGCTTGCTGAACATCAAACCAACCAATCCTTACACAAAGGCAGCCTTGAAGAGCAAGTAACTCACCTTTACCAACACTTCAAAGAAAATGCTGATAAAGTGACAACCCTTTACCAGCTGGAAGACGATTATTTTAGTCGCAGTCTACAAGCAGAACTTCAAAAATATTTGGTTCCCATTCTTAAGCCCATTTACTTTAAAGAAAACGCGTTACCTGACCAACTGTTGGACCAATATATTATTGATACTTTTTTAACAACGCTTAGCTGGTGGCTACACGCCCAACCAGACCTCGAAGCTATTGAAATCACACATTATTACCTGAAATTACTTGCTTGA
- a CDS encoding methylated-DNA--[protein]-cysteine S-methyltransferase — MLRKLVYQSELGEIVVLANEKGLLGCYFLGQKYFEYGYEREKIIEETTIFLDEAKVWLDDYFAGKNPDPSRLTLVPYGTAFQRKVWKVLAQIPYGETMTYGQIAEKINCGSAQAVGGAVGKNPLSIIVPCHRVLGNQGQLTGYAGGVERKCWLLEHEKANF, encoded by the coding sequence ATGTTAAGAAAGTTGGTTTATCAGTCTGAGTTAGGAGAAATAGTAGTATTAGCTAATGAAAAAGGGCTCTTAGGTTGCTATTTTCTAGGACAAAAGTATTTTGAATATGGTTATGAACGCGAAAAAATTATTGAAGAAACGACCATTTTTTTAGATGAGGCAAAAGTTTGGTTGGATGATTATTTTGCTGGTAAAAATCCCGACCCGAGTCGATTGACCTTGGTGCCTTATGGTACGGCTTTTCAGAGGAAAGTTTGGAAAGTCTTAGCGCAAATTCCTTATGGGGAGACAATGACCTATGGACAAATTGCCGAAAAAATTAACTGTGGTTCGGCACAAGCCGTTGGTGGGGCTGTTGGTAAAAATCCCTTGTCTATCATTGTTCCCTGTCACCGTGTTTTAGGAAATCAAGGGCAATTAACAGGCTATGCTGGCGGAGTAGAGCGAAAGTGTTGGCTATTGGAACATGAGAAAGCTAATTTTTAG
- a CDS encoding aldo/keto reductase yields the protein MEQTYLSLNNGLKMPQYGVGVYQVAPKDTKQNVLEALKLGYRHIDTAHAYQNEREVGQAVKESGLKREDIFITSKLWPSDYADSSAIDKMLARLDTDYIDLLLLHQQFGDYMTAYQNMEKAVAEGKVRSIGLSNFESERLEEVLEAATIKPAALQVECHPYYQQDELKKRIAPYGTIIESWYPLGHGDNALLNEPLFLNLADKYGKTPAQIILRWHIQAGNAVFPRSLHHLDENIAIFDFSLTDEEMNQIKHLDKGTRYFTMTLEEQERAMGSWKPAD from the coding sequence ATGGAACAAACTTATTTATCATTAAATAATGGCTTAAAAATGCCACAATATGGTGTTGGTGTGTATCAAGTTGCACCAAAAGATACGAAACAAAATGTATTAGAAGCTTTGAAACTCGGTTACCGTCATATCGATACTGCACATGCTTATCAAAATGAACGTGAAGTCGGTCAAGCGGTTAAAGAATCTGGGCTTAAACGTGAAGATATTTTTATCACTTCTAAACTTTGGCCAAGCGATTATGCAGACAGTTCTGCCATTGATAAAATGTTGGCACGTTTGGATACTGATTATATTGATTTGCTTTTGCTTCATCAACAATTTGGTGATTATATGACAGCTTATCAAAATATGGAAAAGGCTGTGGCAGAGGGAAAAGTCCGTTCAATCGGACTAAGTAATTTTGAGTCAGAACGTTTGGAAGAAGTTTTGGAAGCAGCTACGATTAAACCAGCAGCGCTGCAAGTTGAATGTCATCCTTATTACCAACAAGATGAGCTTAAAAAACGTATTGCACCTTACGGAACAATCATTGAAAGTTGGTATCCATTGGGGCATGGCGACAATGCTTTGTTAAATGAGCCGCTGTTTCTCAATTTAGCAGACAAATATGGTAAAACACCAGCACAAATTATCTTACGTTGGCATATTCAAGCTGGAAATGCAGTCTTTCCACGCAGTTTACATCATTTAGATGAAAATATTGCTATTTTTGATTTTTCATTAACAGATGAAGAAATGAATCAAATTAAACATTTAGACAAAGGAACTCGTTACTTTACCATGACGTTAGAAGAGCAAGAAAGAGCAATGGGTTCTTGGAAGCCAGCGGATTAG
- a CDS encoding SDR family oxidoreductase, whose amino-acid sequence MAKEVIVLLGAGKMGLAIVRRIASGKKVVLGDLSSKVLETAKEELLDAGFDVDIKIVDGSNRRSITEFAEYAASFGQISRYIHTAGVSPNMAKPEDIIKVDLIGTAIALEVFRDYIGNGGAGLVISSQAGHMIPFAADFEKQLAQVPADELSDLAEIKAVDNSGYAYGMAKRANIVRVQHEAILWGDKGARINTVSPGIIITPLARHELQAQPESYARMIEASATGRTGTPDEVARAGEFLLSDDSSFITGTDLLIDGGVMAAIKAGRYQLGM is encoded by the coding sequence ATGGCTAAAGAAGTGATTGTTTTACTTGGAGCTGGCAAGATGGGGCTGGCTATTGTTAGACGGATTGCGAGCGGAAAGAAAGTTGTTCTCGGTGATTTAAGTTCAAAAGTTTTGGAGACAGCAAAAGAAGAACTTTTAGATGCTGGTTTTGATGTTGATATAAAAATTGTCGATGGTTCAAATCGTCGTTCTATAACAGAATTTGCAGAATACGCAGCGAGTTTCGGTCAAATTTCCCGTTATATCCATACCGCAGGAGTTTCACCTAATATGGCGAAGCCAGAAGATATTATTAAAGTTGATTTGATTGGGACAGCTATTGCTCTTGAAGTCTTTCGTGATTATATTGGAAATGGCGGAGCTGGTTTGGTGATTTCTAGCCAAGCAGGTCATATGATTCCTTTTGCGGCTGATTTTGAAAAACAATTAGCGCAAGTACCTGCTGATGAGCTTAGCGATTTAGCAGAAATCAAAGCGGTTGATAATTCTGGTTATGCTTATGGTATGGCAAAGCGTGCGAATATTGTCCGTGTTCAACATGAAGCAATCTTGTGGGGAGATAAAGGAGCTCGTATCAATACTGTGAGTCCTGGAATTATTATTACTCCGCTTGCTCGTCATGAATTGCAAGCACAGCCTGAATCCTACGCGCGCATGATTGAAGCTAGTGCGACAGGACGTACAGGAACGCCAGACGAAGTAGCGCGAGCTGGAGAATTTTTGCTTAGTGATGATAGCAGTTTTATTACAGGAACAGATTTGTTAATTGATGGTGGTGTTATGGCTGCTATTAAGGCAGGACGTTATCAATTAGGAATGTAA
- a CDS encoding LysR family transcriptional regulator — protein MNSKQIECALELALTLNFGQAAENLYITQPTLSYHIKTLEDEIGFQLFERSGKGAVLTPAGKQFTQDLRQIQNHLQEAIERGQNFGYRYNETIRLAIFDIKALPILPQAIKIFSHTHPNTYIDVQFNATDALEQLLNRQLDIALAITSSLPNITELEATFLYQSPIYLVVENSHPLSTLKTAKSTDLNNQTLMVSQISPKELKEAQKKVISKSQVKTFNSPNHSSTITNILSGRGVCLVPGFLKDNTPNLTWIPFEETSGIACSIVKRKDNHREVVQDFQKLLNEFLQDN, from the coding sequence ATGAATTCTAAACAAATTGAATGTGCCTTGGAATTAGCACTCACATTAAATTTCGGGCAAGCTGCTGAAAATCTTTATATCACTCAGCCGACCTTGTCCTATCATATCAAAACATTAGAGGATGAAATTGGATTTCAACTTTTTGAGCGTTCAGGAAAAGGCGCCGTCTTAACACCTGCTGGTAAACAATTCACACAAGATTTACGCCAAATTCAAAATCATCTTCAAGAAGCCATTGAGCGTGGGCAAAATTTTGGATACCGTTATAACGAAACCATTCGCTTAGCTATTTTTGACATTAAAGCTCTGCCTATTTTACCTCAAGCCATAAAAATTTTCTCACACACGCACCCAAATACCTATATTGATGTGCAGTTCAATGCTACGGATGCTCTCGAACAATTGTTAAACAGGCAACTGGACATAGCACTGGCTATCACTTCATCATTGCCAAACATCACAGAATTGGAAGCAACCTTTTTATACCAAAGCCCGATTTACTTAGTTGTTGAAAATTCTCATCCCCTATCAACTTTGAAAACAGCTAAATCTACTGACCTCAACAATCAAACTTTAATGGTCAGCCAAATCAGCCCCAAAGAACTCAAAGAAGCTCAGAAAAAAGTAATCTCTAAATCCCAAGTAAAAACCTTTAATAGCCCAAATCACTCATCTACCATTACCAATATTTTATCTGGTCGTGGGGTTTGCCTCGTCCCAGGATTTTTAAAGGACAATACACCAAATCTCACATGGATTCCCTTTGAAGAAACATCAGGAATCGCTTGCTCTATCGTCAAACGAAAAGATAATCACCGAGAAGTCGTCCAAGATTTCCAAAAATTACTAAACGAATTCCTGCAAGATAATTAA
- a CDS encoding SdpI family protein has translation MKINKKSLVKTSLVILLPVLIGILLWNQLPSQVATHFDISGNIDGYNSKIFAIFAFPILFLLFQLIVLVSLEKDSVKATTPARMVKIYAWLIPFLSLIVQLSIYANALGVIKSSPALVTAFLGIIFIFIGNYLPKTQRNYTIGIRLPWTLSDDRNWYKTHRFASKIWVLGGLLLLFDSFFQLALPYVLGGVIGLMVIVPVLYSFVLSRHSSK, from the coding sequence ATGAAGATTAATAAAAAGAGTTTGGTTAAGACAAGTCTTGTCATTCTTTTACCAGTTCTTATCGGAATTTTATTGTGGAATCAATTGCCAAGTCAAGTGGCGACACATTTTGATATTAGTGGAAATATCGACGGTTATAATAGTAAAATTTTTGCCATCTTTGCTTTTCCGATACTTTTCTTACTTTTTCAATTGATTGTGCTAGTATCGTTAGAAAAGGATTCTGTTAAAGCTACCACGCCAGCTCGTATGGTAAAGATATATGCGTGGCTCATTCCTTTTCTTAGTTTAATTGTCCAGTTGTCGATTTATGCGAATGCACTTGGAGTTATCAAAAGTAGTCCGGCACTTGTAACTGCTTTTCTGGGCATCATCTTTATTTTTATTGGAAATTACCTTCCTAAAACACAACGAAATTATACGATTGGCATTCGTTTGCCATGGACACTTTCTGATGACCGCAATTGGTATAAAACGCACCGTTTTGCTAGTAAGATTTGGGTGCTGGGTGGCTTGCTTCTTTTATTTGATAGTTTTTTCCAACTTGCTTTGCCTTATGTTTTGGGTGGTGTTATTGGTTTAATGGTTATTGTGCCAGTGCTTTATTCGTTTGTGCTTAGTCGTCACTCAAGCAAGTAA
- a CDS encoding exodeoxyribonuclease III: MKLISWNIDSLNAALTSDSARAVMSRAVIDTLITENADIIAIQETKLSAKGPTKKHLQILQDYFPEYEVSWRSSVEPARKGYAGTMFLYKSSLTPSISYPEIGAPDTMDSEGRIITLEFDKFFVTQVYTPNAGDGLKRLAERQIWDEKYADYLAELDQVKPVLATGDYNVAHKEIDLAHPSSNRRSPGFTDEERAGFTNLLAKGFTDTFRYIHGDIPDVYSWWAQRSKTSKINNSGWRIDYWLISSRIADKITKSEMIDSGARQDHTPIVLEIDL; this comes from the coding sequence ATGAAACTTATTTCGTGGAATATTGATTCACTTAACGCTGCTTTGACTAGCGATTCTGCACGCGCTGTTATGTCTCGCGCTGTTATTGACACCTTGATTACTGAAAACGCTGACATCATTGCCATTCAAGAAACAAAATTGTCAGCCAAAGGTCCGACCAAAAAGCATTTGCAAATTTTGCAAGATTATTTTCCTGAATACGAGGTCTCTTGGCGTTCATCTGTTGAGCCTGCCAGAAAAGGCTATGCTGGTACCATGTTTCTCTACAAAAGTAGCTTGACACCAAGCATTTCATATCCTGAAATCGGTGCTCCTGACACCATGGATAGTGAAGGGCGCATTATCACCCTTGAATTTGACAAATTTTTCGTCACACAAGTTTACACCCCAAACGCTGGTGACGGTTTAAAACGTTTGGCTGAACGTCAAATCTGGGACGAAAAATATGCGGATTACTTGGCAGAATTAGACCAAGTAAAACCTGTCTTGGCAACAGGTGACTACAACGTCGCTCACAAAGAAATTGACTTGGCACACCCAAGTTCAAACCGTCGTTCTCCTGGCTTTACCGACGAAGAACGTGCAGGATTCACCAACTTACTAGCAAAAGGGTTTACCGACACTTTCCGCTACATCCATGGCGATATTCCTGATGTTTATAGCTGGTGGGCGCAACGTAGCAAAACAAGCAAAATCAACAATAGTGGCTGGCGTATTGACTACTGGCTCATATCAAGTCGTATCGCAGACAAAATCACAAAATCAGAAATGATTGACTCAGGCGCACGCCAAGACCACACACCAATTGTCTTGGAAATTGATTTATAA
- a CDS encoding arsenate reductase family protein has protein sequence MFTFYEYPKCSTCRRAKAELQELGVDFVAVDITVDTPKAEQLKEWIENSTYTIKNFFNTSGQVYRALGLKDKIDSLSIDEAASLLASDGMLIKRPVLVKDNQVLQLGHRKSYAELLEK, from the coding sequence ATGTTTACTTTTTATGAATATCCAAAATGTAGTACGTGTCGCCGTGCTAAGGCGGAATTGCAAGAATTAGGTGTTGATTTTGTAGCTGTCGATATTACAGTTGATACACCTAAGGCAGAACAATTGAAAGAATGGATTGAAAATTCAACATATACTATCAAGAATTTTTTCAACACTAGCGGACAAGTCTACCGTGCACTTGGCTTAAAAGATAAAATCGATAGTTTGTCAATTGATGAGGCAGCAAGCCTCTTGGCTTCAGATGGTATGCTCATCAAACGTCCAGTATTGGTTAAAGATAATCAAGTCTTACAACTTGGTCACCGCAAATCCTATGCGGAATTGCTAGAAAAATAA
- a CDS encoding nuclear transport factor 2 family protein: MSVEEEIIAIHKRINEAIVARDFEWLEHYYPDDMVIRHSGGVTQTKSEWLKTLKDGTFRYYDYHLFEANVTPIGKERAILSFRATTDASIYGYRKVWKMQFDTTFKKINGEWKPT; the protein is encoded by the coding sequence ATGTCTGTCGAAGAAGAAATTATTGCCATTCATAAGCGGATAAATGAAGCGATTGTTGCGCGTGATTTTGAATGGCTTGAGCATTATTATCCTGATGATATGGTAATTCGTCATTCTGGCGGTGTTACTCAAACTAAATCGGAATGGCTGAAAACGTTGAAAGACGGGACATTTCGTTATTATGATTATCATTTGTTTGAAGCCAATGTGACACCAATCGGAAAAGAACGTGCCATTCTAAGTTTTCGAGCAACTACGGATGCTTCGATTTACGGCTATCGAAAAGTATGGAAAATGCAGTTTGATACAACGTTCAAAAAGATTAATGGCGAATGGAAGCCCACATGA
- a CDS encoding DUF6440 family protein, which translates to MDKKQLKEYQKQLRERFFSVRFDNKKQNLVLLVDCETGVEYLGVTVGLGDPSGITPLLNADGTPKINTEWQNHQL; encoded by the coding sequence ATGGATAAAAAGCAATTAAAAGAATACCAAAAACAGTTAAGAGAACGATTTTTCAGTGTTCGATTTGATAATAAAAAACAAAATTTGGTTCTGTTAGTTGACTGTGAAACTGGAGTAGAATATCTTGGAGTGACGGTTGGTCTAGGTGATCCTTCGGGGATAACACCTTTACTTAATGCGGATGGGACACCTAAGATTAATACAGAATGGCAGAACCATCAGTTATAG
- a CDS encoding 3-phosphoglycerate dehydrogenase family protein has product MVYSVKTFNNINQVGLKELGNHFQIDGELAENPDAYILRSQNLHGTVFPENLKAIARAGAGTNNIPIDEATAAGIVVFNTPGANANAVKEAVLASILMSARDYIAANAWVNTLSGDDVPKQVEAGKKQFAGNEISGKTLGVIGLGAIGGRIANYAQRLGMNVLGYDPYVSIETAWNISHHVKRVADVKEIFANSDYITVHVPLTDETRHTFDSEAFGLMQKGTVVINFARGELVDNAALFEAIEAGVVKRYITDFGTEELLNKDKITVFPHVGGSTAEAELNCAIMAGKTIRQFMETGEITNSVNFPNVHQALTAPYRITLINKNVPNIVAKISTAVSDLGINIDNIINRSKGDYAYTLLDLDETDKAKIDHLVANFEASDNIVRVRLITKK; this is encoded by the coding sequence ATGGTATATAGTGTTAAAACGTTTAATAATATTAATCAAGTAGGGCTTAAAGAATTAGGAAATCATTTTCAAATTGATGGTGAGTTAGCTGAGAATCCAGATGCCTATATTCTTCGTAGTCAAAATTTGCATGGAACAGTATTTCCAGAAAATTTAAAAGCGATTGCGCGTGCAGGTGCAGGAACAAATAATATTCCGATTGATGAAGCAACGGCAGCAGGGATTGTTGTCTTTAATACGCCTGGTGCAAATGCTAATGCTGTAAAAGAAGCTGTTCTTGCTTCTATCTTGATGTCAGCGCGTGACTACATCGCTGCTAATGCGTGGGTAAACACCCTTTCTGGTGATGATGTTCCAAAACAAGTCGAAGCTGGTAAGAAACAATTTGCTGGTAATGAAATTTCTGGTAAAACGCTAGGCGTTATCGGACTTGGTGCTATCGGTGGTCGTATTGCTAACTATGCACAACGTCTTGGTATGAATGTTCTAGGGTATGATCCATATGTTTCTATTGAAACGGCTTGGAATATTTCTCATCACGTCAAACGTGTGGCTGACGTCAAAGAAATCTTTGCGAATTCTGATTATATCACTGTTCATGTGCCTTTGACTGATGAAACACGCCATACATTTGATAGTGAAGCGTTTGGTTTGATGCAAAAAGGAACGGTTGTTATCAATTTTGCGCGTGGTGAATTGGTTGATAATGCGGCGCTTTTTGAAGCTATTGAAGCTGGTGTTGTGAAACGTTACATTACCGACTTTGGTACAGAAGAGTTGCTTAACAAAGATAAAATCACAGTTTTTCCTCACGTAGGTGGTTCAACGGCTGAAGCTGAACTTAATTGTGCGATTATGGCTGGTAAGACAATTCGTCAATTCATGGAAACAGGTGAGATTACTAACTCTGTTAACTTTCCAAATGTTCATCAAGCATTGACTGCACCGTATCGTATCACATTGATTAATAAAAATGTGCCAAATATCGTTGCTAAAATTTCAACAGCGGTATCTGACTTAGGCATTAATATTGATAATATCATCAATCGTTCAAAAGGTGACTATGCTTATACGCTACTTGACCTTGATGAAACTGATAAGGCGAAAATTGATCACTTAGTTGCTAATTTTGAAGCTAGTGATAATATCGTTCGTGTACGTTTAATCACGAAAAAATAA
- a CDS encoding autorepressor SdpR family transcription factor — MGFAETFKALSHPIRREILELLKSERLPAGDIAGHFDVAGATISHHLNILKKAGLVVEKREKNFIYYELSTSVLEDIMTWLADLKGESGDED; from the coding sequence ATGGGATTTGCAGAGACTTTTAAAGCGTTATCACACCCAATTCGGCGAGAGATTCTGGAGTTATTAAAATCAGAACGCTTGCCAGCAGGTGATATTGCTGGACATTTTGACGTTGCAGGTGCAACAATTTCTCACCACCTTAATATTTTGAAAAAGGCTGGTTTGGTTGTTGAGAAACGTGAGAAAAATTTTATCTATTACGAATTAAGTACGTCAGTTTTAGAAGATATTATGACATGGTTAGCGGATTTAAAGGGGGAGTCAGGAGATGAAGATTAA
- a CDS encoding TetR/AcrR family transcriptional regulator — protein MTHSAQEKLKQSLILLLDDFDFDQISISKICKEAGVHRSTFYAYYDNQSDLLEDAMAYLADIFTAEFASLQETFEAEKEHDSLLDSYYLLPYLTYIKNHQKLYKIYLKNPTDFQHEKVVEQHINEQFLNRYHAKGFTDEKMIRYMTHFYTAGIRRIIYDWVMDDCHDDITYIIKIIHTIIF, from the coding sequence ATGACGCATTCTGCTCAAGAAAAACTCAAACAAAGTTTAATTCTATTACTAGACGATTTTGATTTTGACCAAATCTCAATCAGTAAAATCTGCAAAGAGGCAGGTGTTCACCGCTCCACTTTTTATGCCTACTATGACAATCAATCTGATTTACTAGAGGATGCTATGGCTTACCTTGCAGATATTTTCACAGCCGAATTTGCATCACTTCAGGAAACCTTTGAAGCTGAAAAAGAGCATGACAGTTTGCTTGATTCTTACTATCTTCTGCCTTACCTAACTTACATTAAAAATCATCAAAAACTCTATAAAATCTACCTCAAAAATCCCACTGATTTTCAGCATGAGAAAGTTGTTGAACAGCATATTAACGAGCAGTTTCTCAATCGTTACCACGCCAAGGGATTTACCGATGAAAAGATGATTCGCTACATGACACACTTCTACACCGCTGGTATTCGTCGGATTATCTATGACTGGGTTATGGACGATTGCCACGACGACATTACCTACATTATCAAAATCATTCATACTATTATTTTTTAG